DNA sequence from the Bacillus pumilus genome:
TACAATGAGCAGACTTCCTATGAAAAATGGCTTTCTCGATGGAATTTTCGTTGTCTGGATAAATCCTGCTGCCCCGGAAATAGGTACAGGCGCAATCGCTCCGATCAATCCGCTCAGTAAGTGACCAAATGCTGCGACAAAACCAGCCGGACGAGCTCTCTTCCGCTCACGCAGTTCACCAAATGCCTTCACTGAACTTTCCACAATTCGAATACTTGCCAGCATGTTCACAATGAGTAATATGGTAATGAAAAAGGACGTGACAAGCAATCCACTGTCAAAGACTGGCATGCCGAATGGGAAAAGCTTCGGAAACTCGATGATTTTTTCTGGAATTCGAACCGGCTTTGCCAACCCGAGTAAAGCGAATAACAACCAGCCTCCTGCAAGGGCAAACAACACAGAAAACTGTCTTAAGTAATGCCATTTTGAGCGGCTGATCATGAAGGTCAGGATAATAATGAAGATTGATAAGCAAAAGACAAGCCCATCCACCTGATTTCCCCTATAGCCGATGCCCATCAGCCCTTTCATGATCGGCTGACTTAACTGGACAACTAATAATAGCAAGTAAATGCCTGTGACGACTGGCGTAAATAAAGACGCGAGCCAATTAATGATTTTAAATAAACTAAAAATAAAAAAGAAAGCGGCACTAAAAATTAAAGCCCCTTGTAGTGCTTGCAGAGTTTCAGGATACGTCGCAAAGATGGTTCCTGTCATACCTGCATAAAGGGTATACACACCCCACCAAAGCCCCGCTGGACTTTCATTGATTGGCAGCATATGGCCGCATAAACACTGAACCATCGCCACAAGACCAAGTGAAAAGAATGTACTTTGAATCAGCTCCGCTGACTGCACTTGGTTCAATTCAAATGCTTGTGCAATCGCAATTGGTACAGCAATAGAAGCTGCGATAAAAAATGCCATCCACTGAATGGCGCCCAAAAATAGTTTCAAACCGATCACCTTCCCTTTATCGTGACAAGACCATTAAAAATCAAAGATAGAGTCGCCGTTCCCATCCTTCTCTTTTTGCACCTCTTCTTGATGCTGAAATTTCTTCGCACCACTCGCACCCATCAGTTTCTCAAGCATGGCTTGATCTGAGGATACGGGCGGCGCGGGCGGTGTCTGTATCGAAGAAGGTGGCGAGATAACCGGCGTTTGCGGCATTTGCACCTGTGATGGTGCATCGAGAATGACATCACATAGTGAAGAAATCGCCGCCACTTGGCGTTTCACCTCTTCATCATTTTCACTTTGTTTCGCCTTTTGAACCGCTTCCTCCATTTTTTGAAGCAGGCTTGATATATGAATATTCAAGGGTAGACCCTCCAATCTAAAAAAGTCTCTTTTCAACATTATTTTACCAAATGAACAAACGAAATGGGTTCATTTTTTCAAAGCAGTCTGCTCCCGCCTCTCTTATTTGACCCGACATAGCCCTTCACACATAATAAAGGAAACAACATCGTTTATGAAAGGATTGAATAATGGACAAACTCACTACTCTTTTTCAGAAACAAAAAGTCTTTCAAAAGCCGCCGGTGGAAGAACGCATCCGTCTTCTTAAAGACTTAAAAGCAGCCATCAAACAGCATGAGAAGGATATTTTACAAGCCTTGGCCCATGATTTACATAAATCCGAACAGGAGGCCTACACAACAGAGATCGGGATGGTGTATGAGGAAATCAATCATACCATCAAGCACCTCCACAAATGGGCAAAGCCAACACGCGTGAAAACGCCCCTCACTCATATCGGGTCGAAAAGCATGATTATGAAGGAACCTTATGGCAATGTGCTCATCATTGCCCCTTGGAACTATCCTTTCCAATTGGCCCTTTCTCCATTAGTTGGTGCCATTGCTGCGGGTAATGCCGTTATTTTAAAACCGTCTGAGCTGACGCCGCAAGTTTCAGAAGTAATCAGTGCAATGGTCGAACCTGTATTTCAAGAAGACCATGTAGCTGTCGTAGAAGGCGGTGTAGATGTGAGTACAGAGCTGTTGAAACTGCCCTTTGATTATATCTTCTTTACAGGAAGTGTGGCAGTTGGCAAAGTCGTCATGGAAGCCGCCGCAAAGCATTTGACCCCTGTCACACTTGAGCTTGGCGGAAAAAGCCCTTGCATCGTCACGCCTGATGCAGATATCAAATTAGCGGCAAAGCGAATCACGTTCGGCAAATTTACCAATGCTGGCCAAACGTGTATTGCACCAGACTATTTGCTTGTTCATGAATCCATTAAAGACGATCTTTTGCGGGAAATGACAGCCTGTATCCGTGACTTTTATGGCGAACAACCGGAAACACATCCGCACTTTGGGAAAAATGTCAGCCAGCGTCATTTTGACAGGCTCTCACAATTTCTCTCAAATGGAACGATCGTTACAGGTGGACAGCGCAACGAAAACGAGCTCAAAATTGCACCAACCATATTAGACCACATCACATGGGAAGATCCTGTCATGCAGGAGGAAATTTTCGGACCGATTCTGCCTGTCATGACCTTCGATTCTCTGCACGAGGCAGCTCATATGATCAAAACAAGACCGAAGCCGCTTGCGCTTTACTTATTTACAACAAGTAAAGAAACAGAAGCCTATATTCTAGACCATCTCTCATTTGGCGGAGGATGTATCAATGACACGCTCATGCATGTCGCTACTCCTTACCTGCCATTCGGAGGCGTGGGTGAAAGCGGCATGGGACGATATCACGGGAAAGAAAGCTTCTTTACGTTTACGCATGAAAAAAGCGTCCTGCGCCAAACCAATCGCTTCGATTTTTCCTTCCGTTATCCAAATGCGAAAAACGGACTCGACTTGGTTCGTAAATTTTTAAAATAAACAGGACGAAGGGTCTCTCCCCTCGTCCTCTTTTTACTCAATATCTTGGATACACCAGTTGATTTCTTCGATCCCCATTTGCTTTAAATACGCGTTTACCTTTGAAAACGGACGACTGCCAAAAAAGCCGTTTCTTGCAGAAAAAGGACTTGGATGAGGTGACTCAATGATGTAATGCTTGTTTTGATCAATGCGTTCTTTCTTATTTTGAGCATGTCTTCCCCACAGCACAAAAACGACGGGCTGATCACGTTCATTCAGCACATCAATCACGCGGTCTGTCACACGTTCCCAGCCTTTGCCTTTATGCGAGTTCGCCTCGCCCTTTCTCACGGTTAGCACAGTGTTTAAGAGCAGCACACCTTGCTCTGCCCAGCTCACAAGTGAGCCGTGATTTGGAACAGGACAGCCAAGATCATCCTTTAGCTCCTGAAAAATATTTCTCAACGATGGCGGATGCTTCACACCAGGCTGAACAGAAAAGCTTAATCCATGTGCCTGACCTGGACCATGATAAGGGTCTTGTCCCAAAATCACCACTTTGACCGCTTCATATGACGTCAAATGAAGCGCACGATAAACGTCATCTGGTTTCGGAAAAACGATCTGCGTGCGATATTCTTCCTTCATCCATTCACGTAATTCCTGATAATATGGCTGTTCAAATTCACTTTTCATCACAGCCCACCAGCTATCATTTAAAAATGGCTTCATTGGGGTTCTCCTCCTTGTGTCTGCTGCGTTAGTCTTGAGATCATCGGTTTTCCATCCCACACAATCTCACTCTCTGATTCTCGTTTTTTCATTGCTGGTTCTTCTAATAAGACAGCAAAGTTCGCTGTCGGAAGGTCACCCAGCCCATGCTTTTCACTTAGATCATCTAAGTAGTTCTTCCTTGTCTCACCAAGATCACTAGACTGATTCCCTCCGCCGTCAAAAAACGCATAGATCACGCTGGCAGCTGGCACTCGTTTGATCCGGGCATGCTGTGATACACGCAAAAAGAAGTCCCAGTCCCAATAATGATGCATCGCTGGATCAAAATAGCCAATCTCATCGTGTATACAGCGTTTATACATACTGCCGGAAGGAACATATGTAGAAAAGACACGCATATCCTCAATAGCAGCTGTATACGCAAACAAACGTCTTGACACCGGGAAGCGGGTCGCGCCTTTTTCTTCAAATGACACAATTTCTGCATCAGAAAAGACAAAATCGGCGTCCTCCAGCGCCTTACTCATACGTTCAATATGACAAGGTGTAAAGTAATCATCGTCGTCACTCAGCATGATGACATCGCCAGTCAGCTCCCGCACCCCCACGTTTCTAGCATTCACATGCTGGACGTTCTCATCTAAATGGATCAAGCGGATCGGAAGTTCGGGGTAGAGTTCCTGAATGATCTCGACGCGCTCTCCTGCATCATTCACAACCACAATTTCAAAAGGCTGTACGGTTTGTCTCGTAATAGATTCAAGCAGCTCACACAGTGCGCTGAGCCGGTTATGTGTCACAATTAATAAGGAAATCTTCATATTCAGCTAACTCCTTTAATAGATTCGTCTTTTTCCATTAAAACATAAAATGACGTTCTTCTCATGATATAAAAGGCGGTTTGATGTGACGGGAAAATGGGAATTTTCGATGGAAAGGAGTGATCACGATGGAATATTTCACAGTAGAAAATAGCAAAGAAGCGAAGCAGACCATTGAACAAATACGCTCAGCAAAAGATGATATTTTTGTTTTTGCATACGATCCAGAACGCTCTGATACCGTCACAGAGCATACGAATGCCAAAAGCATGACAGCGGTCGATCAAGGGATTTTAGATCAAATTGCCAATGTCATCCGCACTCGGGATGACGAGCTCATGGCCAAAATGATGTCAGTTGGCGCCGATCAGGAATTAGCTTTAACTCTTTTAGACGAACTGAAAAAGGGGAAATTGGTGATTTGTAAAAGGTAAGGGGAAAGGCGTTCTTCCTAGGGTAGAACGCTTTTTTATGTCGTTTCATTGTGATAAATGGAAAAGCTGATTATAATAAGGATAGAACAGTAACTGTTACACATCACATTGGAGGTTCAGCAACTATGTCTATGAATAAAGCACTCACCATCGCAGGCTCGGATTCAAGCGGCGGTGCAGGTATCCAAGCAGATTTAAAAACGTTTCAAGAAAAAAACGTCTACGGGATGACAGCTTTAACCGTTGTCGTTGCAATGGACCCTCATAACCATTGGGATCATCAGGTGTTTCCAATTGATACGGCGACGATTCGTGCGCAGCTCTCTACCATTGTAGAAGGTATTGGGGTAGATGCGCTGAAAACGGGTATGCTCCCAACGGTCGACGTGATCGAACTTGCAGCTGACACCATCAAAACATACGACCTAAAAAATGTCGTCATTGATCCTGTTATGGTTTGTAAGGGTGCGAACGAAGTCCTTTATCCAGAGCACGCGGAAGCACTGCGCGAAAAGCTTACGCCACTGGCAACCGTCATCACGCCTAACCTTTTCGAAGCAGGTCAATTAAGCGGAATCGGTGAGATCAAAACGATCGAACAAATGGAAGAAGCAGCAAAACGCATTCACGAACTTGGTGCCAAGTATGTGGTCATCACTGGAGGCGGTAAGCTAAGCGCAGATAAAGCGATCGATTTGCTTTATGATGGACAAACCTTCGAACGACTTGAAACAGAGAAGATCGACACAGAATACACACACGGCGCAGGCTGCACATTCTCAGCAGCAGTCACAGCTGAACTGGCAAACGGCTCAGACGTGAAAGAAGCCATTTATGCAGCAAAAGAATTCATCACAGCTGCCATCAAAGGCTCTTTCCAACTAAACGAATACATCGGACCAACAAAGCACTCTGCTCATCGTTTTGACAGATAAAACAGAAAAAACCCGATTCGCCTTGTTAGAAGGTGAATCGGGTTTTGTTTATCGAAAGCTGCGTCTCTGTGCAAACAGCCAATCTGTTAAGCCTGGTGTCTCATAAGCAGGCGTCCATGATGCATGGTCATATCCATACTTGCTTGCGTACTCCGTATAAAGCGGCTGGCCACCAGCTTTTTGAATAGCTTGAATTGTATTTCTCGCATAGCTGATAGGGATGATGGAATCATCTTCTGCATGAAATGCCCATATTGGCTTGTGTGCTAAAATTCCTGCCTTGCTTGGATCTGCACCCCCCGCAATAGGAATCATCGCTGCAAACAAACGAGGATATGTGATGTTCAACTGGTACGTGCCAAATCCACCTTGTGATAAACCCGTCGCATAAATTCTTTTCTGATCAATCTGATAAGAAGTTAACACATGCTGAAGGACATCATAAGCTTTGTGTAAATCTGGTGAAAATTGAAACACGTTTGTCAGATCGATTTCATTTTGCAAATTTCTTGTTAATGCAAAGCCTCCATCGACAGCATTTCGCGCCTGAGGTGCTAGTACGTACGAAGGATGTTTCTTTTGAACTTCAGGGGAAGCCCATAAAACTGCACCATCATTCGCAAGTAACTGCTTTTGATTGTCTGTTCCCCTCTCCCCGCCTCCATGTAAGAACAGGACTAGAGGATAGGCTTTACCCCTCTTACGGTTTTTTGGAATATACAGCCGATAAGGCATTCCTTGGTATTCGAAAGATAAAAAAGATGATGCAATGTCCTCTCGTGTGACAAAGCGATAATTGTACGTAGACGTGGAAAGGCGGTGGTTTTTCTTGTAAGCGCTTACTTTTAAAGTCGTATCAGTTTCTATATGAATGGGCTTTTTGTATAACTGACTTTGAGTTGTCGGCTGGCTGCCATCTGTTGTGTAATAAAGAGAAGCTTTTTGAACGTGAGAATGCAGAGCTACCTCTTGTGAACGATAATATTGACCAGATGGGACTGAAGCAGTTGATGCAAAATACGACGTATGATTTCGGGCAGAAGAAACGGAAGGAAAAAGAAAACTCATAGAAAATAGGACAATGATAAAGGTGATCAGGCATTTCTTGGTTGTATGGTTCATATCGTTCCTCCTGTACATGCTCAGATGAATTTTTATTTATTATTTATCATGACAATAGAAATGTCAACGCTTTCATTTTAATTTCTGAATCATCTGACCGAAATAAAAGAGTGCACTCGCACGCAAGTACACTCTTTTATCCATAAATGAATACCTACTTTTGCTGATCAGATTCTTTCGCCATTTTTCGAATAAAGGCTTCAATGGATTCAACAAATAAGGCATATTCTTTCATTTGTTTATACGTATCTGACAGCTTCTCTTTTAATTCTTCCTGCTCTAGAGAAGGTTCACCGAGAATAGATTGGACTTGAATGAGCAATTCTTTATATTCTTCACGTTTATCTTCAACATGATCTGCCATTGTCTCCAAGCGTTTTCTAGTCGTCGGCTGCTGTTTTGAATTCAAATA
Encoded proteins:
- a CDS encoding glycosyltransferase family 2 protein — its product is MKISLLIVTHNRLSALCELLESITRQTVQPFEIVVVNDAGERVEIIQELYPELPIRLIHLDENVQHVNARNVGVRELTGDVIMLSDDDDYFTPCHIERMSKALEDADFVFSDAEIVSFEEKGATRFPVSRRLFAYTAAIEDMRVFSTYVPSGSMYKRCIHDEIGYFDPAMHHYWDWDFFLRVSQHARIKRVPAASVIYAFFDGGGNQSSDLGETRKNYLDDLSEKHGLGDLPTANFAVLLEEPAMKKRESESEIVWDGKPMISRLTQQTQGGEPQ
- a CDS encoding aldehyde dehydrogenase yields the protein MDKLTTLFQKQKVFQKPPVEERIRLLKDLKAAIKQHEKDILQALAHDLHKSEQEAYTTEIGMVYEEINHTIKHLHKWAKPTRVKTPLTHIGSKSMIMKEPYGNVLIIAPWNYPFQLALSPLVGAIAAGNAVILKPSELTPQVSEVISAMVEPVFQEDHVAVVEGGVDVSTELLKLPFDYIFFTGSVAVGKVVMEAAAKHLTPVTLELGGKSPCIVTPDADIKLAAKRITFGKFTNAGQTCIAPDYLLVHESIKDDLLREMTACIRDFYGEQPETHPHFGKNVSQRHFDRLSQFLSNGTIVTGGQRNENELKIAPTILDHITWEDPVMQEEIFGPILPVMTFDSLHEAAHMIKTRPKPLALYLFTTSKETEAYILDHLSFGGGCINDTLMHVATPYLPFGGVGESGMGRYHGKESFFTFTHEKSVLRQTNRFDFSFRYPNAKNGLDLVRKFLK
- a CDS encoding general stress protein, which produces MEYFTVENSKEAKQTIEQIRSAKDDIFVFAYDPERSDTVTEHTNAKSMTAVDQGILDQIANVIRTRDDELMAKMMSVGADQELALTLLDELKKGKLVICKR
- a CDS encoding purine/pyrimidine permease: MKLFLGAIQWMAFFIAASIAVPIAIAQAFELNQVQSAELIQSTFFSLGLVAMVQCLCGHMLPINESPAGLWWGVYTLYAGMTGTIFATYPETLQALQGALIFSAAFFFIFSLFKIINWLASLFTPVVTGIYLLLLVVQLSQPIMKGLMGIGYRGNQVDGLVFCLSIFIIILTFMISRSKWHYLRQFSVLFALAGGWLLFALLGLAKPVRIPEKIIEFPKLFPFGMPVFDSGLLVTSFFITILLIVNMLASIRIVESSVKAFGELRERKRARPAGFVAAFGHLLSGLIGAIAPVPISGAAGFIQTTKIPSRKPFFIGSLLIVLISLFPLLMSFFSALPSPVGLAVNFVVFSSMIGIAMSEFDQYEKEEIPRIRFVLGIAVLAGVGAMFVPQEALKGMHPVLISLLSNGLVLGTLIAIAVDQVLLRKKKKSDNLVST
- a CDS encoding bifunctional hydroxymethylpyrimidine kinase/phosphomethylpyrimidine kinase, with the protein product MSMNKALTIAGSDSSGGAGIQADLKTFQEKNVYGMTALTVVVAMDPHNHWDHQVFPIDTATIRAQLSTIVEGIGVDALKTGMLPTVDVIELAADTIKTYDLKNVVIDPVMVCKGANEVLYPEHAEALREKLTPLATVITPNLFEAGQLSGIGEIKTIEQMEEAAKRIHELGAKYVVITGGGKLSADKAIDLLYDGQTFERLETEKIDTEYTHGAGCTFSAAVTAELANGSDVKEAIYAAKEFITAAIKGSFQLNEYIGPTKHSAHRFDR
- a CDS encoding YwdI family protein, whose product is MNIHISSLLQKMEEAVQKAKQSENDEEVKRQVAAISSLCDVILDAPSQVQMPQTPVISPPSSIQTPPAPPVSSDQAMLEKLMGASGAKKFQHQEEVQKEKDGNGDSIFDF
- a CDS encoding chitobiase/beta-hexosaminidase C-terminal domain-containing protein, giving the protein MNHTTKKCLITFIIVLFSMSFLFPSVSSARNHTSYFASTASVPSGQYYRSQEVALHSHVQKASLYYTTDGSQPTTQSQLYKKPIHIETDTTLKVSAYKKNHRLSTSTYNYRFVTREDIASSFLSFEYQGMPYRLYIPKNRKRGKAYPLVLFLHGGGERGTDNQKQLLANDGAVLWASPEVQKKHPSYVLAPQARNAVDGGFALTRNLQNEIDLTNVFQFSPDLHKAYDVLQHVLTSYQIDQKRIYATGLSQGGFGTYQLNITYPRLFAAMIPIAGGADPSKAGILAHKPIWAFHAEDDSIIPISYARNTIQAIQKAGGQPLYTEYASKYGYDHASWTPAYETPGLTDWLFAQRRSFR
- a CDS encoding uracil-DNA glycosylase, coding for MKPFLNDSWWAVMKSEFEQPYYQELREWMKEEYRTQIVFPKPDDVYRALHLTSYEAVKVVILGQDPYHGPGQAHGLSFSVQPGVKHPPSLRNIFQELKDDLGCPVPNHGSLVSWAEQGVLLLNTVLTVRKGEANSHKGKGWERVTDRVIDVLNERDQPVVFVLWGRHAQNKKERIDQNKHYIIESPHPSPFSARNGFFGSRPFSKVNAYLKQMGIEEINWCIQDIE